A genome region from Trachemys scripta elegans isolate TJP31775 chromosome 2, CAS_Tse_1.0, whole genome shotgun sequence includes the following:
- the LOC117871958 gene encoding gastrula zinc finger protein XlCGF8.2DB-like isoform X1: MEPSVGGRGIPDAPGAASAGGWNIREEQSDTPGSWAVKAESASQSLGCGELLAPGSGRVGDVLLICTECGESFGHHEALIAHQRGHAGQGAGPFTCPQCQKGFKHRASLVAHQRVHTGERPYACAQCGRGFRYKTCLVVHQRAHSGQRPHKCPQCGRAFLQRGDLRAHLRTHTGERPFACSECGLRFPSRRNLACHQRQHPDLGPHQCQQCGRSFRHKRNLVRHQRGHAGTQPYRCPECGDGFCYKQSLVAHQREHATPRPYPCPQCGTSFQHQANLAIHQQSHAPPATYTCPQCQQSFKYKGYLHMHQRKHSAPEAEGRERQALPGGGRLFTCAQCGKGFKNNGFLIIHQRAHAAGARSASPTSWGT; this comes from the exons ATGGAGCCAAGTGTTGGGGGCAGAGGAATCCCAGATGCTCCTGGCGCGG CAAGCGCTGGGGGCTGGAACATCAGAGAGGAGCAGAGCGACACGCCAGGATCCTGGGCAGTGAAAGCAGAGAGCgcgtcccagagcctgggctgtggggagctCCTGGCCCCGGGGAGCGGCCGTGTCGGGGACGTGCTGCTGATCTGCACTGAGTGCGGGGAGAGCTTCGGGCATCACGAGGCCCTGATCGCCCACCAGCGAGGCCACGCTGGGCAGGGGGCCGGGCCCTTCACCTGCCCCCAGTGCCAGAAGGGCTTCAAGCACAGAGCCAGCCTTGTGGCACACCAGCGCGTCCACACGGGCGAGCGCCCCTACGCCTGTGCCCAGTGTGGGAGGGGCTTCCGCTACAAGACCTGCCTGGTGGTGCACCAGCGCGCCCACTCCGGCCAGCGCCCCCACAAGTGCCCGCAGTGCGGCAGAGCCTTCCTACAGCGCGGGGACCTGCGTGCCCACCTGCGCACGCACACGGGCGAGCGCCCCTTTGCCTGCTCTGAGTGCGGCCTCCGCTTCCCGTCCCGCCGGAACCTCGCCTGTCACCAGCGCCAGCACCCGGACCTGGGCCCCCACCAGTGCCAGCAGTGCGGGCGCAGCTTCCGCCACAAGCGCAACTTGGTGCGGCACCAGCGCGGCCATGCTGGCACCCAGCCCTACCGCTGCCCCGAGTGCGGGGACGGCTTCTGCTACAAACAGAGCCTGGTGGCCCACCAGCGGGAGCACGCCACCCCCCGGCCctacccctgcccccagtgcggcACCAGCTTCCAGCACCAAGCCAACCTGGCCATCCACCAGCAGAGCCACGCCCCCCCGGCCACCTACACCTGCCCACAGTGCCAGCAGAGCTTCAAGTACAAGGGCTACCTGCACATGCACCAGCGGAAGCACTCGGCCCCCGAGGCCGAGGGGCGGGAGCGCCAGGCCCTGCCCGGCGGCGGGAGGCTCTTTACCTGCGCCCAGTGTGGGAAAGGCTTCAAGAACAACGGCTTCCTCATCATCCACCAGCGAGCCCACGCGGCCGGGGCACGGAGCGCCAGCCCCACCTCTTGGGGTACCTAG
- the LOC117871961 gene encoding uncharacterized protein LOC117871961 (The sequence of the model RefSeq protein was modified relative to this genomic sequence to represent the inferred CDS: added 15 bases not found in genome assembly) — protein sequence MDRPATLGDLLLALTEMGFSEGQARAAVQAGSLSLQEATEWLLQERGQRLQTAPPEEPGGAIAAFNLPKLQAVPLGSEAPSAELRLPGPSSPRGPGAEAGPSCRMKASRKELEEQQREQLAQEAKAEKQNKQKERELVLQRIADDRRSVQAKTQWAQITDPPAAQGHRPEGRAQLASDGQCLLMIRLPSGQCLRERFPADCPLQHVTQRLSTLHPDLPPFTLLQGFPKRRFGPAELPCSLQALGLTPSATLCVLATEPLPSGTCALAAPQARDEPLQPPGPQALPVEEHAWGKGEILSLVPEQAMAEGMFPDAEELRLALSSPARRVVPGKPGVHVLWESTSPSHHHWGQGQRLTLENPEQAPAAPTVCSPLAEELSPPGSGPAPLLPSPSRGPVEPQHQWPAEGNRLRAADDGRGVGPSDLPGAVAQAAEQRFHNALRGQEEPAPPPGHRNPPRLSHVPPLFHTALRAAVALLTAPRKQYCSSLASLTPPLAERLLADMILHRRLRPKTLELFFGCHIQTLVLSCYPYATNELLRQLRAFQSLRHLSLVSCSLLTDQGLSVVRHLQRLQHLNLSACVKLTDACLHFIKGLPHLSHLTLDQTKISDCGMADYLHSAPSALSHLSLNRTAITERTLRLLPQCAPGLVLLGLKQTEISDFSALQQLRHLHTLHLDDTRVSQASLAALASHPALSTLTLSGVQSVDGDRALQLVSGLPLAQLSLPSRHTVTDSGLHFLCRLEGLLELDLTDFTHITDEGLRHLPQLHRLRRLSLCNTPVTDSGLQHLQGLQHLEELCLDRTTVSSAGVARCITQLPLLQVLGLASTPVGDSVVRLGISRCQQLHKVNLSRTRVTDRGLRYLRQVPIAQVNLDGSGVTAAGVASLLAACPSIVSIRASHLQALSPEQLSDEELPS from the exons ACTCTGGGCGACCTGCTCCTGGCGCTCACCGAGATGGGCTTCTCCGAGGGGCAGGCGCGTGCGGCCGTCCAGGCCGGCTCCCTCAGCCTGCAGGAGGCCACCGAATGGT TACTTCAGGAGAGGGGGCAGCGGCTCCAGACAGCGCCTCCCGAAGAGccaggaggagcaattgcagCTTTCAACCTTCCCAAGCTCCAGGCGGTGCCTTTGGGGTCAGAGGCTCCCAGCGCCGAGCTCCGCTTGCCAG GGCCCAGCTCCCCGCGGGGgccaggggccgaggctgggcCCAGCTGCAGGATGAAGGCAAGCCGGAAGGAGTTGGAAGAGCAGCAGCGGGAACAGCTGGCTCAGGAGGCGAAAGCCGAGAAGCAGAACAAGCAGAAG GAGCGGGAGCTGGTGCTGCAGAGAATCGCTGACGACCGGAGAAGCGTCCAGGCAAAGACCCAGTGGGCCCAGATAACGGACCCCCCGGCTGCCCAGGGCCACAGGCCAGAGGGCAGAGCACAGCTGGCGAGTGACGGGCAGTGCCTGCTGATG aTCCGCCTGCCCTCGGGCCAGTGCCTGCGAGAGCGTTTCCCAGCTGACTGCCCTCTGCAGCATGTCACGCAGCGCCTCTCGACTCTGCACCCCGACCTGCCGCCCTTCACGCTCCTTCAGGGCTTCCCCAAGCGCCGCTTCGGCCCGGCCGAGCTGCCCTGCAGCCTGCAGGCTCTGGGCCTGACCCCCAGCGCTACCCTGTGCGTCCTGGCCACCGAGCCGCTCCCGTCGGGCACCTGCGCCCTGGCAGCCCCCCAGGCCAGAGACgagcccctgcagccccccggGCCTCAGGCCTTGCCCGTGGAGGAGCACGCCTGGGGCAAGGGCGAGATCCTGAGCCTCGTGCCGGAGCAGGCCATGGCCGAAGGGATGTTCCCAGATGCCGAGGAGCTGCGGCTGGCGCTGAGCTCCCCTGCGCGCAGGGTGGTGCCGGGGAAACCCGGGGTCCATGTCCTTTGGGAGTCGACTTCCCCATCGCACCATCACTGGG GCCAGGGACAGCGGCTGACACTAGAAAATCCAGAGCAAGCGCCCGCAGCACCCACGGTATGCAGCCCGCTGGCCGAGGAGCTGTCCCCCCCAG gctcagggccggctccttTGCTGCCGTCTCCGAGCCGGGGCCCGGTGGAGCCGCAGCACCAGTGGCCGGCAGAGGGCAACAGGCTCAG GGCTGCAGACGATGGGCGTGGTGTGGGCCCCTCGGACCTGCCGGGCGCCGTGGCCCAGGCAGCGGAGCAGCGCTTCCACAATGCCTTGCGGGGCCAAGAGGAgccggccccacccccagggcaCAGGAACCCCCCCCGCCTCTCCCACGTGCCTCCGCTCTTCCACACGGCCCTGCGGGCGGCCGTGGCCCTGCTGACAG CACCCCGAAAACAGTACTGCAGCAGCCTGGCCTCCCTGACGCCCCCCCTGGCTGAGCGCCTCCTGGCCGACATGATCCTCCACCGGCGGCTGCGCCCCAAGACCCTGGAGCTCTTCTTCGGCTGCCACATCCAGACCCTGGTCCTCAGCTGTTACCCCTACGCCACCAACGAGCTGCTGCGCCAGCTGCGGGCCTTCCAGAGCCTCCGGCACCTCAGCCTGGTCTCCTGCTCCCTGCTCACCg ACCAGGGGCTGTCCGTGGTGAGGCACCTGCAGAGACTTCAGCACCTCAACCTCTCGGCCTGTGTCAAGCTCACGGACGCCTGCCTGCACTTCATTAAAG GGCTCCCGCACCTCTCGCACCTGACTCTGGACCAGACCAAAATCAGCGATTGCGGCATGGCGGATTACCTGCACTCGGCTCCCTCCGCGCTCAGTCACCTGAGTCTCAACAGGACGGCGATCACAGAGCGCACGCTGCGCCTGCTGCCCCAGTGTGCGCCCGGCCTGGTGCTACTCGGCCTCAAGCAGACCGAG ATCTCGGATTTCTCCGCCTTGCAGCAGCTGAGACACCTGCACACGCTCCACCTGGATGACACGCGCGTGAGCCAAGCCTCCCTGGCGGCCCTGgcctcccaccctgccctctCCACGCTCACCCTGTCTGGCGTGCAGTCCGTGGATGGCGACCGGGCGCTGCAGCTGGTGTCAG GCCTGCCACTGGCCCAGCTGAGCCTGCCGAGCCGGCACACAGTCACCGACTCCGGCCTGCACTTCCTGTGCCGCCTGGAGGGGCTGCTGGAGCTGGACCTGACCGATTTCACCCACATCACTGACGAGGGGCTGCGCCATCTGCCCCAGCTGCACAG gctgcggcGGCTCTCCCTCTGCAACACTCCGGTGACCGACTCCGggctgcagcatctgcagggcTTGCAGCACCTCGAGGAGCTGTGCCTGGACCGCACCACTGTCTCCAGCGCAGGCGTGGCCCGCTGCATCACCCAGCTGCCCCTCCTGCAG GTGCTGGGCCTGGCGAGCACGCCCGTGGGAGACAGCGTGGTGAGGCTGGGTATCAGCCGCTGCCAACAGCTCCACAAGGTGAACCTGAGCCGCACGCGTGTCACCGACCGAG GGCTGCGTTACCTCCGCCAAGTGCCCATCGCTCAGGTGAACCTGGACGGCTCCGGGGTGACGGCGGCCGGTGTGGCCAGCCTCCTGGCCGCCTGCCCCAGCATCGTCAGCATCCGGGCCAGCCACCTGCAGGCGTTGTCCCCCGAGCAGCTGTCGGACGAGGAGCTCCCCAGTTAG
- the LOC117871958 gene encoding gastrula zinc finger protein XlCGF8.2DB-like isoform X2, whose translation MEPSVGGRGIPDAPGAGAGGWNIREEQSDTPGSWAVKAESASQSLGCGELLAPGSGRVGDVLLICTECGESFGHHEALIAHQRGHAGQGAGPFTCPQCQKGFKHRASLVAHQRVHTGERPYACAQCGRGFRYKTCLVVHQRAHSGQRPHKCPQCGRAFLQRGDLRAHLRTHTGERPFACSECGLRFPSRRNLACHQRQHPDLGPHQCQQCGRSFRHKRNLVRHQRGHAGTQPYRCPECGDGFCYKQSLVAHQREHATPRPYPCPQCGTSFQHQANLAIHQQSHAPPATYTCPQCQQSFKYKGYLHMHQRKHSAPEAEGRERQALPGGGRLFTCAQCGKGFKNNGFLIIHQRAHAAGARSASPTSWGT comes from the exons ATGGAGCCAAGTGTTGGGGGCAGAGGAATCCCAGATGCTCCTGGCGCGG GCGCTGGGGGCTGGAACATCAGAGAGGAGCAGAGCGACACGCCAGGATCCTGGGCAGTGAAAGCAGAGAGCgcgtcccagagcctgggctgtggggagctCCTGGCCCCGGGGAGCGGCCGTGTCGGGGACGTGCTGCTGATCTGCACTGAGTGCGGGGAGAGCTTCGGGCATCACGAGGCCCTGATCGCCCACCAGCGAGGCCACGCTGGGCAGGGGGCCGGGCCCTTCACCTGCCCCCAGTGCCAGAAGGGCTTCAAGCACAGAGCCAGCCTTGTGGCACACCAGCGCGTCCACACGGGCGAGCGCCCCTACGCCTGTGCCCAGTGTGGGAGGGGCTTCCGCTACAAGACCTGCCTGGTGGTGCACCAGCGCGCCCACTCCGGCCAGCGCCCCCACAAGTGCCCGCAGTGCGGCAGAGCCTTCCTACAGCGCGGGGACCTGCGTGCCCACCTGCGCACGCACACGGGCGAGCGCCCCTTTGCCTGCTCTGAGTGCGGCCTCCGCTTCCCGTCCCGCCGGAACCTCGCCTGTCACCAGCGCCAGCACCCGGACCTGGGCCCCCACCAGTGCCAGCAGTGCGGGCGCAGCTTCCGCCACAAGCGCAACTTGGTGCGGCACCAGCGCGGCCATGCTGGCACCCAGCCCTACCGCTGCCCCGAGTGCGGGGACGGCTTCTGCTACAAACAGAGCCTGGTGGCCCACCAGCGGGAGCACGCCACCCCCCGGCCctacccctgcccccagtgcggcACCAGCTTCCAGCACCAAGCCAACCTGGCCATCCACCAGCAGAGCCACGCCCCCCCGGCCACCTACACCTGCCCACAGTGCCAGCAGAGCTTCAAGTACAAGGGCTACCTGCACATGCACCAGCGGAAGCACTCGGCCCCCGAGGCCGAGGGGCGGGAGCGCCAGGCCCTGCCCGGCGGCGGGAGGCTCTTTACCTGCGCCCAGTGTGGGAAAGGCTTCAAGAACAACGGCTTCCTCATCATCCACCAGCGAGCCCACGCGGCCGGGGCACGGAGCGCCAGCCCCACCTCTTGGGGTACCTAG